In Candidatus Cohnella colombiensis, one DNA window encodes the following:
- the hisJ gene encoding histidinol-phosphatase HisJ, with the protein MRIDYHTHNYRCGHAVGNLEEYVQSAIAKGLREIGLSDHMPLLHVDPVANADSAMAMAELPGYVEECLQLKEKYKDQIAVRVGLEGDFIEGYEDQIAAIVNGYPWDYVIGSVHFLGSWDVTDFRQVNQWEGRSVVSVYEQYFDAIQKAAATGLYDFIGHIDAIKRFGYKPEEDVSALENAALATIANQDLAIELNAAGFYAPVKEMYPSQRMLVQAKALNIPVTFGSDAHHPDKIIQKGDTARELLLQAGYTQLATFEGRKRTLKSF; encoded by the coding sequence AAATCTGGAGGAATATGTGCAAAGCGCAATTGCTAAAGGGTTGCGTGAGATTGGATTATCCGATCATATGCCACTCCTTCATGTTGATCCAGTTGCGAATGCGGACAGCGCGATGGCGATGGCAGAATTGCCTGGGTATGTGGAAGAGTGCCTCCAACTGAAGGAGAAGTATAAGGATCAGATCGCGGTTCGTGTCGGACTTGAAGGAGACTTCATCGAGGGCTATGAGGATCAGATTGCGGCAATTGTGAATGGTTATCCATGGGATTATGTTATTGGTTCCGTCCACTTCCTCGGGTCGTGGGATGTGACGGATTTCCGTCAAGTGAACCAATGGGAAGGGCGTAGTGTCGTAAGTGTATATGAGCAATACTTCGATGCGATTCAGAAAGCGGCGGCAACAGGTTTATACGATTTCATCGGTCATATCGATGCGATTAAAAGGTTCGGATATAAACCTGAGGAGGATGTATCCGCTCTGGAAAATGCTGCATTAGCTACGATTGCGAACCAAGATCTAGCGATTGAACTGAATGCGGCAGGCTTCTACGCCCCCGTTAAGGAGATGTACCCCTCTCAGCGGATGCTCGTACAAGCGAAGGCGCTAAACATCCCTGTGACGTTCGGATCGGATGCTCATCATCCGGATAAAATCATCCAAAAGGGCGATACTGCGCGGGAGTTGCTCCTTCAGGCGGGATACACTCAGCTGGCTACTTTCGAAGGTCGGAAACGGACACTGAAATCTTTTTGA
- a CDS encoding ribose-phosphate pyrophosphokinase → MHSSSKLRIFSGSSNPLLAGKIAEHLGMPLGKIKLSRFKSGEVYVHYEETIRNCDVFLIQSLSHSINDYFVELLIMIDAAKRASARTINVVLPYYGYSRQERKAAPREPISAKMVADVLTTVGANRIVTIDLHAPAIQGFFNIPVDHLTALDLISDYLKSKHIENPVVVSPDAGRASTAEKLANQLDCSFAIMIKKRPAHNESVITHVIGDVEGCTPIIIEDMIDTGTTIVNVVEGLKERGAKDGFVCATHPLFSANAIARLDHPNIREVVVTDSILLPEERPDRFKVITVAPMLADATRIIMEGGSISTLFKDAGV, encoded by the coding sequence ATGCACAGCAGCAGCAAGCTTCGTATCTTTTCAGGATCATCGAATCCGTTATTGGCGGGTAAAATTGCCGAGCATCTAGGAATGCCGCTAGGGAAAATCAAGCTTTCTCGTTTTAAGAGCGGTGAAGTCTATGTTCACTATGAAGAGACGATTCGTAATTGCGATGTATTCCTAATACAGTCTCTATCTCACTCCATTAACGATTATTTTGTTGAGTTGCTCATTATGATCGATGCTGCGAAGCGCGCTTCGGCTCGTACGATCAATGTCGTTCTACCTTATTATGGGTATTCGCGACAAGAGCGCAAAGCTGCTCCACGTGAACCGATTTCGGCGAAGATGGTTGCAGATGTGCTTACGACTGTAGGAGCGAATCGGATTGTAACGATTGATCTCCATGCTCCCGCAATTCAAGGCTTCTTCAATATCCCTGTGGATCATCTGACGGCGCTTGATTTGATCAGCGACTATCTGAAATCGAAACACATCGAGAATCCTGTCGTCGTTTCACCTGATGCTGGCCGTGCCTCAACTGCGGAGAAACTTGCGAATCAGCTAGACTGTTCTTTTGCAATTATGATTAAGAAGCGTCCTGCACATAACGAATCCGTAATTACACACGTTATCGGTGATGTAGAGGGCTGTACGCCAATTATTATCGAAGATATGATCGACACGGGAACGACAATCGTTAACGTGGTTGAAGGGTTGAAGGAACGCGGAGCGAAGGATGGCTTCGTCTGTGCGACGCATCCATTATTCTCAGCAAACGCGATCGCTAGACTTGATCATCCGAATATTCGTGAAGTTGTAGTAACCGACTCGATCCTGTTGCCGGAAGAGCGTCCAGATCGCTTTAAGGTCATAACGGTAGCTCCCATGTTAGCTGATGCAACACGCATCATCATGGAGGGTGGATCGATTAGTACGCTGTTCAAGGATGCAGGTGTGTAA